Proteins encoded within one genomic window of Ideonella dechloratans:
- a CDS encoding branched-chain amino acid ABC transporter permease, with translation MDIFVQQIINGLVLGSMYALVALGYTMVYGIISLINFAHGEVLMVGAMVSWTVVTGLADTGLPGWALLLISLPIAIVACSVLNFVVEKIAYRPLRNAPRLAPLITAMGMSLLLQTLAMMIWKPNPKPFPPLLPTEVFFLWTDGPVITVTQLLILGSTVAVLAGLLWLVNKTKLGRAMRATAENPRVAGLMGVKPDFIISLTFVIGASLAAIAGIMWALNYGTVQHTMGFLPGLKAFTAAVFGGIGNLTGAMVGGVLLGLIEAIGAGYLGDLTGGVFGSQYVDIFAFLVLILVLTLRPSGLMGERVADRA, from the coding sequence ATGGACATCTTCGTTCAACAGATCATCAACGGTTTGGTGCTGGGGAGCATGTACGCTCTGGTGGCGCTGGGCTACACGATGGTGTACGGGATCATCAGCCTGATCAACTTTGCGCACGGCGAAGTGCTGATGGTGGGTGCGATGGTGTCGTGGACGGTGGTCACGGGGCTGGCGGACACGGGGCTGCCGGGGTGGGCGCTGCTGCTGATCTCGCTGCCCATTGCGATCGTGGCGTGCTCGGTGCTGAACTTTGTGGTGGAGAAGATCGCGTACCGGCCGCTGCGCAACGCGCCGCGCCTGGCGCCGCTGATCACGGCCATGGGCATGAGCCTGCTGCTGCAGACGCTGGCCATGATGATCTGGAAGCCCAACCCCAAGCCCTTCCCGCCGCTGCTGCCCACGGAAGTGTTCTTCCTGTGGACCGACGGGCCGGTGATCACGGTCACGCAGCTGCTGATCCTGGGCAGCACGGTGGCGGTGCTGGCCGGTCTGCTGTGGCTGGTCAACAAGACCAAGCTGGGCCGGGCGATGCGGGCCACGGCCGAGAACCCGCGGGTGGCCGGCCTGATGGGGGTCAAGCCCGACTTCATCATCTCGCTGACCTTTGTCATCGGTGCCTCGCTGGCGGCGATTGCCGGGATCATGTGGGCGCTCAACTACGGCACCGTGCAGCACACCATGGGCTTCCTGCCGGGCCTGAAGGCCTTCACCGCGGCGGTGTTCGGCGGCATCGGCAACCTCACCGGGGCGATGGTCGGCGGCGTGCTGCTGGGCCTGATCGAAGCCATCGGCGCGGGCTACCTGGGCGACCTCACGGGTGGCGTCTTCGGCAGCCAGTACGTGGACATCTTCGCCTTCCTCGTGCTGATCCTGGTGCTCACCCTGCGCCCCTCGGGCCTGATGGGCGAGCGAGTCGCGGATCGCGCCTGA
- a CDS encoding ABC transporter permease subunit: MNKTTKIVVFLVAGALLLAAPLWAAQFGQGWVRIMALALLYVMLALGLNIVVGYAGLLDLGYVAFYAVGAYMYALLASPQLTDNFEWIKALYPNGLHTPIWLVIPLAALLAALAGMLLGAPTLKLRGDYLAIVTLGFGEIIRVFMNNLEYPVNITNGPRGIGQIEPMTLGPVDFSEPLHLFGHTLPSVTLYYYLFLALVIATVVICQRLADSRIGRAWMAIREDEIAAKAMGLNTRNLKLLAFGMGATFGGISGSMFAAFQSFVSPESFSLMESEMIVAMVVLGGMGHIPGVILGAVLLAAMPEVLRYVAGPLQTLTDGRLDAAILRQLLIALAMIAIMLLRPRGLWPAPEHGKAAPTPAPAK; the protein is encoded by the coding sequence ATGAACAAGACAACCAAGATCGTGGTGTTCCTGGTGGCCGGCGCGCTGCTGCTGGCCGCCCCGCTGTGGGCCGCGCAGTTCGGCCAAGGCTGGGTGCGCATCATGGCGCTGGCCCTGCTGTACGTGATGCTGGCCCTGGGCCTGAACATCGTGGTGGGCTACGCAGGCCTGCTGGACCTGGGCTACGTGGCCTTCTACGCCGTGGGCGCCTACATGTACGCGCTGCTGGCCAGCCCCCAGCTCACCGACAACTTCGAGTGGATCAAGGCCCTGTACCCCAACGGCCTGCACACCCCCATCTGGCTGGTCATCCCGCTGGCGGCCCTGCTGGCGGCGCTGGCGGGCATGCTGCTGGGCGCACCCACGCTCAAGCTGCGCGGGGACTACCTGGCCATCGTCACCCTGGGCTTCGGCGAGATCATCCGGGTGTTCATGAACAACCTGGAGTACCCGGTCAACATCACCAACGGCCCGCGCGGCATCGGCCAGATCGAACCCATGACCCTGGGCCCGGTGGACTTCAGCGAACCGCTGCACCTGTTCGGCCACACGCTGCCCTCGGTGACCCTGTACTACTACCTGTTCCTGGCCCTGGTGATCGCCACCGTGGTGATCTGCCAGCGCCTGGCGGACTCGCGCATCGGGCGGGCCTGGATGGCCATCCGCGAAGACGAGATCGCGGCCAAGGCCATGGGCCTGAACACCCGCAACCTCAAGCTGCTGGCCTTCGGCATGGGCGCCACCTTCGGCGGCATCTCCGGCTCCATGTTCGCGGCCTTCCAGAGCTTCGTCTCGCCCGAATCCTTCTCGCTGATGGAATCGGAAATGATCGTGGCCATGGTCGTGCTCGGCGGCATGGGCCACATCCCCGGGGTCATCCTGGGGGCGGTGCTGCTGGCGGCCATGCCCGAAGTGCTGCGCTACGTGGCCGGCCCGCTGCAGACCCTGACCGACGGACGGCTGGACGCGGCCATCCTGCGCCAGCTGCTCATCGCCCTGGCCATGATCGCCATCATGCTGCTGCGCCCGCGCGGCCTGTGGCCCGCGCCCGAGCACGGCAAGGCCGCCCCCACCCCGGCGCCGGCCAAGTGA
- a CDS encoding ABC transporter ATP-binding protein gives MSQEVFKVQGASKRFGGLQALSDVSLSIHEGQVYGLIGPNGAGKTTFFNVITGLYTPDGGSFMLGGEAYTPQAVHQVAKAGIARTFQNIRLFAEMTALENVMVGRHVRSASGLLGAVLRTPSFKAEEAAIRQRAQELLDYVGIGKYAPYKARTLSYGDQRRLEIARALATDPKLIALDEPAAGMNATEKVVLRELIDRIRKDGRTILLIEHDVKLVMGLCDRVTVLDYGKQIAEGTPAEVQKNEKVIEAYLGAGHH, from the coding sequence ATGAGCCAAGAAGTCTTCAAGGTCCAGGGCGCCTCCAAGCGCTTCGGCGGCCTGCAGGCCCTCAGCGACGTCAGCCTGAGCATCCACGAAGGGCAGGTCTACGGCCTGATCGGCCCCAACGGGGCGGGCAAGACCACCTTCTTCAACGTCATCACCGGGCTGTACACCCCGGACGGCGGCAGCTTCATGCTCGGCGGCGAGGCCTACACCCCGCAGGCCGTGCACCAGGTGGCCAAGGCCGGCATCGCGCGCACCTTCCAGAACATCCGGCTGTTCGCCGAGATGACCGCGCTGGAGAACGTGATGGTGGGCCGCCACGTGCGCAGCGCCTCGGGCCTGCTGGGCGCGGTGCTGCGCACCCCGAGCTTCAAGGCCGAAGAGGCCGCCATCCGCCAGCGCGCGCAGGAACTGCTGGACTACGTGGGCATCGGCAAATACGCCCCCTACAAGGCCCGCACCCTGAGCTACGGCGACCAGCGCCGTCTGGAGATCGCCCGGGCCCTGGCCACCGACCCCAAGCTCATCGCGCTGGACGAACCGGCTGCGGGCATGAACGCCACCGAGAAGGTGGTGCTGCGCGAGCTGATCGACCGCATCCGCAAGGACGGGCGCACCATCCTCTTGATCGAACACGACGTCAAGCTGGTCATGGGCCTGTGCGACCGCGTGACGGTGCTGGACTACGGCAAGCAGATTGCCGAAGGCACGCCGGCGGAAGTGCAGAAGAACGAGAAGGTGATCGAAGCCTACCTGGGCGCCGGCCACCACTGA
- a CDS encoding ABC transporter ATP-binding protein codes for MTAHTLLKVSGLKVAYGGIQAVKGIDFEVREGELVSLIGANGAGKTTTLKAITGLQPVAAGDIEFLGKSIKGQGAWDLARQGLVMIPEGRGTFTRMTIVENLQMGAYVRQDDEIEADIEKVFGIFPRLKERAHQLAGTMSGGEQQMLAMGRALMARPKVLLLDEPSMGLSPIMVDKIFEVVQTIHAQGTTMLLVEQNASRALALADRGYVLDSGEVSMTGPAQELLNDPKVRAAYLGE; via the coding sequence ATGACAGCACACACCTTGCTGAAGGTCAGCGGCCTCAAAGTGGCCTACGGCGGCATCCAGGCGGTCAAGGGCATCGACTTCGAAGTCCGCGAAGGCGAACTGGTCAGCCTGATCGGGGCCAACGGGGCGGGCAAGACCACCACGCTCAAGGCCATCACCGGGCTGCAGCCGGTGGCCGCGGGCGACATCGAATTCCTGGGCAAGAGCATCAAGGGCCAGGGCGCCTGGGACCTGGCGCGCCAGGGCCTGGTGATGATCCCCGAAGGGCGGGGCACCTTCACGCGCATGACCATCGTGGAGAACCTGCAGATGGGCGCCTACGTGCGCCAGGACGACGAGATCGAGGCCGACATCGAGAAGGTCTTCGGCATCTTCCCGCGCCTGAAGGAGCGTGCCCACCAGCTCGCCGGCACGATGAGCGGGGGCGAGCAGCAGATGCTGGCCATGGGCCGGGCGCTGATGGCGCGGCCCAAGGTGCTGCTGCTCGACGAGCCGAGCATGGGTCTCTCCCCCATCATGGTGGACAAGATCTTCGAGGTGGTGCAGACCATCCACGCGCAGGGCACGACGATGCTGCTGGTCGAGCAGAACGCCAGCCGCGCGCTGGCCCTGGCCGACCGGGGCTACGTGCTCGATTCCGGCGAGGTCAGCATGACCGGCCCGGCGCAGGAGCTGCTCAACGACCCCAAGGTGCGTGCCGCTTATCTGGGGGAGTGA
- a CDS encoding lipase secretion chaperone, whose amino-acid sequence MPVRRTTLWAGATLLLCGGLWWAWAAQAPGARAAVRLSPAAAQDATTVGARPAPPNAVDALQPDPTRSQRGVAQVRQALFERGSLRGVQPDGGFRLDAQGRLIPDRAVRRRFDQLLTTLGEASIEELGALLQQQARAELGGDDGAAQVMAVWERYLQLQRQLAPAGGTSSPPTADSLTLALQERARQRRLVLGNDWAEAFYGDEEAALQARLSSEAEAAASPAPGRDSQATTLPSVARAPQPGEDLAALQRQREATLGPEAAARLQALDQAQAAWAQKVTEARSQVTRLQGAAELSAVQRQQAIDQLIESRFAPQDRLRARAVLGLAPVGG is encoded by the coding sequence ATGCCCGTCCGCCGCACGACCCTGTGGGCAGGCGCCACCCTGCTGCTGTGTGGCGGGCTGTGGTGGGCCTGGGCGGCGCAGGCCCCCGGGGCCCGGGCCGCCGTGCGGCTCAGCCCCGCAGCCGCCCAGGACGCCACGACCGTCGGGGCCCGGCCGGCGCCCCCGAATGCCGTGGACGCGCTGCAGCCGGACCCGACGCGCTCCCAGCGCGGCGTGGCCCAGGTGCGGCAGGCCCTGTTCGAGCGGGGGTCGCTGCGCGGCGTGCAGCCCGATGGCGGCTTCCGCCTGGACGCCCAGGGCCGGCTGATACCGGACCGCGCGGTGCGGCGGCGCTTCGACCAGCTGCTGACCACGCTGGGCGAAGCCAGCATCGAGGAGCTGGGCGCCCTGCTGCAGCAACAGGCCCGTGCCGAACTGGGCGGTGACGACGGCGCCGCCCAGGTGATGGCGGTGTGGGAGCGCTACCTGCAGCTGCAACGCCAGCTGGCCCCGGCCGGCGGCACCAGCAGCCCGCCCACGGCCGACAGCCTGACCCTGGCCCTGCAGGAACGCGCCCGCCAGCGCCGGCTGGTGCTGGGCAACGACTGGGCGGAGGCCTTCTATGGTGACGAGGAGGCCGCACTGCAGGCTCGCCTGAGCAGTGAGGCAGAGGCCGCCGCCTCGCCCGCACCGGGCCGCGACAGCCAGGCCACCACCCTGCCCTCCGTTGCCCGGGCCCCGCAGCCCGGGGAGGATCTGGCCGCGCTGCAACGCCAGCGCGAGGCCACGCTGGGGCCGGAGGCTGCCGCGCGGCTGCAGGCGCTCGATCAGGCCCAGGCGGCCTGGGCGCAGAAGGTGACCGAGGCCCGAAGCCAGGTCACCCGGCTGCAGGGTGCCGCCGAACTCTCGGCCGTGCAGCGGCAGCAGGCCATCGACCAGCTGATCGAGAGCCGCTTTGCCCCGCAGGACCGCCTGCGGGCCCGGGCGGTGCTGGGGCTGGCGCCGGTCGGTGGCTGA
- a CDS encoding esterase/lipase family protein translates to MKRWFLKTVVAAACITGTVAPTVVHAADTYTQTRYPIVLVHGLFGWDSIGPVDYWWGIDTGLASGGAKVFVSQVSAANSSEVRGEQLLAELQRLQATYGYSKFNLVGHSHGGQAVRYVASVAPQLVASITTMGTPHTGSPVADDIKAGTSATGTTAWVAAVANAFAAVISLLSGSPDLPQDSEAAMNSLTTAGAAAFNAKYPQGAPSSSCGQGPELVNGVRYYSAGGNAVLTNVFDLSDALLTLTSVSFKGASNDGLVGKCASHWGTVLRDDYAWNHLDEINQAFGLRGLFAPDPVAFYRSQANRLKSIGL, encoded by the coding sequence ATGAAACGCTGGTTCCTGAAGACGGTGGTGGCGGCGGCCTGCATCACCGGCACGGTCGCACCGACCGTGGTCCACGCGGCCGACACCTACACCCAGACGCGCTACCCCATCGTGCTCGTGCATGGCCTGTTCGGATGGGATTCGATCGGCCCGGTGGACTACTGGTGGGGCATCGACACCGGCCTGGCCTCGGGCGGCGCCAAGGTCTTCGTCTCGCAGGTTTCCGCGGCCAACAGCAGCGAGGTGCGCGGAGAACAGCTGCTGGCCGAGCTGCAGCGCCTGCAGGCCACCTACGGCTACAGCAAGTTCAACCTGGTGGGACACAGCCATGGCGGCCAGGCGGTGCGCTATGTGGCCTCGGTGGCGCCGCAGCTGGTGGCCTCGATCACCACCATGGGCACGCCCCACACCGGCAGCCCGGTGGCCGACGACATCAAGGCCGGCACCAGCGCCACCGGCACCACGGCCTGGGTGGCCGCGGTGGCCAACGCCTTCGCTGCGGTGATCAGCCTGCTCTCGGGCAGCCCCGACCTGCCGCAGGATTCCGAGGCCGCCATGAATTCGCTCACCACGGCCGGCGCAGCCGCCTTCAACGCCAAGTACCCGCAGGGCGCGCCCAGCAGCAGCTGTGGCCAGGGCCCGGAGCTGGTCAACGGCGTGCGCTACTACTCGGCCGGCGGCAATGCGGTGCTGACCAATGTATTCGACCTCAGCGACGCCCTGCTGACGCTGACCTCGGTGAGCTTCAAGGGCGCGTCCAACGACGGCCTGGTGGGCAAGTGCGCCTCGCACTGGGGCACGGTGCTGCGTGACGACTACGCCTGGAACCACCTGGACGAGATCAACCAGGCCTTCGGCCTGCGCGGCCTGTTCGCCCCCGACCCGGTGGCCTTCTACCGCTCGCAGGCCAACCGCCTGAAGTCCATCGGCCTGTGA
- a CDS encoding TetR/AcrR family transcriptional regulator: protein MQKSKPSPEAPQPAQGRGRGRPRAFDREAALAKATRLFWTKGYEATSISDLTEVMGIGSPSLYAAFGSKDALYAEALRHYRDQNEALVWGKFLTAATAREAVQSLLLDSAAALTGCLADTPPGCMVTLSSVGSEGHSGLGDLVKSARGVTLERLKMRLGRALAEGELPSATDVHALARFVQTVQSGMSILARDGASRAELEDVAQVAMQGWDSRTGH, encoded by the coding sequence ATGCAAAAATCAAAACCCTCTCCGGAAGCCCCCCAACCGGCCCAGGGCCGCGGCAGGGGGCGCCCCCGAGCCTTCGATCGGGAAGCGGCCCTGGCGAAAGCCACACGTCTGTTCTGGACGAAGGGCTATGAGGCCACCTCGATTTCCGATCTGACGGAAGTGATGGGCATCGGTTCACCCAGCCTGTACGCCGCCTTCGGCTCCAAGGACGCGCTCTATGCCGAAGCCTTGCGCCACTACCGCGACCAGAACGAGGCGCTGGTTTGGGGCAAGTTCCTGACCGCCGCCACGGCCCGGGAGGCGGTCCAGTCCTTGCTGCTGGATTCCGCAGCCGCTCTGACCGGATGCCTTGCCGACACCCCGCCGGGCTGCATGGTGACACTCTCATCGGTCGGCAGCGAGGGACACTCCGGGCTCGGTGATCTGGTGAAGTCGGCGCGCGGGGTCACGCTCGAGCGCCTGAAGATGCGGCTGGGCCGCGCCCTGGCCGAAGGTGAACTGCCGTCCGCCACCGATGTCCATGCGCTCGCGCGCTTCGTGCAGACGGTGCAGAGCGGCATGTCGATCCTGGCCCGCGACGGCGCGAGTCGCGCCGAACTGGAAGACGTGGCGCAGGTGGCGATGCAAGGCTGGGACAGCCGTACAGGCCACTGA
- a CDS encoding SDR family NAD(P)-dependent oxidoreductase, with product MSELTGKRALVTGASRGIGAAIAKALAEKGADVALTYERSADRAAEVVRAIGSLGRKAVAIQADSADPAAVQRAVTEAVHALGGLDILVNNAGIARYAPTAEIGLEAIEAMLAVNVRGPVLAAQAAIPHLGAGGRIVTIGSAGAERVVGYPGTFYYMTKSALHSFTRGLAQELGSRDVTVNLVQPGSTDTDMNPANGEFSDFQRSLSPLGRYGAPEDVAAAVVFLASPSARQITGAILTVDGGQTT from the coding sequence ATGAGCGAATTGACGGGCAAGCGAGCCCTCGTGACCGGCGCTTCCCGCGGCATCGGCGCCGCGATTGCAAAGGCCTTGGCGGAAAAGGGCGCGGATGTCGCGCTCACCTATGAAAGGTCCGCGGACCGTGCTGCGGAGGTCGTTCGGGCCATCGGAAGCCTGGGGCGCAAGGCCGTTGCGATCCAGGCCGACAGCGCAGATCCCGCGGCGGTCCAGCGCGCGGTCACCGAAGCGGTCCATGCGTTGGGGGGGCTCGATATCCTTGTCAACAACGCCGGCATCGCACGCTATGCGCCCACGGCGGAGATCGGCCTGGAGGCCATCGAGGCCATGCTTGCCGTCAATGTGCGTGGGCCGGTTCTTGCCGCCCAGGCCGCCATTCCGCATCTCGGGGCCGGCGGACGCATCGTCACGATCGGCTCTGCCGGTGCCGAGCGTGTGGTCGGGTATCCCGGAACGTTCTATTACATGACCAAGTCGGCACTGCATTCTTTCACACGCGGCTTGGCCCAGGAACTCGGTTCGCGCGATGTCACGGTCAACCTGGTTCAGCCGGGATCGACCGACACCGACATGAACCCTGCTAACGGTGAGTTCTCCGACTTTCAGCGCAGCCTGAGTCCGCTGGGGCGTTATGGCGCACCTGAAGATGTCGCCGCTGCCGTCGTCTTTCTGGCAAGCCCGTCGGCGCGGCAGATCACCGGCGCCATCCTGACGGTGGATGGGGGGCAGACCACCTGA
- the imuA gene encoding translesion DNA synthesis-associated protein ImuA codes for MPASDVHARAAAAPLSLPPEVAGRVWPARAWTGPRGEVRSSGHPALDAELPGGGWPCGALTELLQPQPALLEWRLLGPVARALAAEGRPIVLVGPPQVPHLPGLAQCGLPASAVVWVQAQTTAERLWCTEQLLRAQAAALVLAWLPQARPDQIRRLQVNALGSQALAFACRPLAARQESSAAPLRLQARVDLDWALQVQVFKRRGPVHEGEVCLPSVPGTLGAVLPSRLLQPRRWLAARRSALPQPVAVAVREEESADADAVGRPVLAGAR; via the coding sequence ATGCCTGCCTCCGATGTCCACGCGCGCGCCGCTGCGGCGCCCCTGTCTCTGCCCCCCGAGGTGGCGGGCCGGGTCTGGCCGGCCCGGGCCTGGACGGGGCCGCGCGGTGAGGTGCGCTCCAGCGGCCACCCGGCGCTGGACGCCGAGCTGCCCGGCGGCGGCTGGCCCTGCGGCGCACTGACCGAGCTGCTGCAGCCCCAGCCGGCCCTGCTGGAGTGGCGTCTGCTGGGGCCGGTGGCCCGGGCCCTGGCGGCCGAGGGGCGGCCCATTGTGCTGGTGGGCCCGCCCCAGGTGCCGCACCTGCCGGGCCTGGCCCAATGCGGGCTGCCGGCCTCGGCCGTGGTCTGGGTGCAGGCGCAGACCACGGCCGAGCGGCTCTGGTGTACCGAGCAACTGCTGCGCGCCCAGGCCGCCGCCCTGGTGTTGGCCTGGTTGCCCCAGGCCCGGCCTGATCAGATCCGCCGGCTGCAGGTCAACGCCCTGGGCAGCCAGGCCCTGGCCTTCGCCTGCCGGCCGCTGGCGGCGCGGCAGGAGTCGTCGGCCGCCCCGTTGCGCCTGCAGGCCCGGGTGGACCTGGACTGGGCGCTGCAGGTGCAGGTGTTCAAGCGGCGCGGGCCGGTACACGAAGGCGAGGTCTGCCTGCCCTCGGTGCCCGGCACCCTGGGCGCGGTGCTGCCCAGCCGCCTGCTGCAGCCGCGGCGTTGGCTGGCGGCGCGTCGCAGTGCGCTGCCGCAGCCCGTGGCCGTGGCGGTGAGGGAAGAGGAGTCCGCCGATGCAGATGCTGTGGGTCGCCCTGTGCTGGCCGGCGCCCGCTGA
- a CDS encoding DNA polymerase Y family protein — translation MQMLWVALCWPAPAEGEPAVDLQGPACWALQFTPRVARCGEALRLELAASQRLFGGQAALLSRLAREGCQLGATGVAWASTASAAQALARQHAQAAWADGGEGAGPDPTLVPGLQQPLADALDPLPLEMLDGLRPHADTLHLMGCHRLGEVRRLPRGGLARRFEAGLLAALDQAYGALPEAHTWLSLPETFSARLELAFRVEQAPALLAGAQRLLLQLCGWLQARHAGVLAFTLAWEHDSMRARDVAPGGALTVRTAQPARQAEHLARLLAEHLARVTLAAPAAALRLTADEVQALAPPSGQLWPDARQQAQALDEVLEQMAARLGAERVCRPRACEDHRPEWMQGWQPLDRPLPRTGARLPTLPQPAFLLPAPQRLGLRQHRPMHQGQPLLLLLGPQRVEGGWWHRSTAPLPPGAAAMAPEGATGVVVSHAVARDYWVAWSERAGVLWVFQTRLEGEAGEAWFLHGHFA, via the coding sequence ATGCAGATGCTGTGGGTCGCCCTGTGCTGGCCGGCGCCCGCTGAGGGCGAGCCCGCGGTCGACCTGCAGGGGCCGGCCTGCTGGGCCCTGCAGTTCACGCCGCGGGTGGCACGCTGCGGCGAGGCCCTGCGCCTGGAGCTGGCCGCCAGCCAGCGCCTGTTCGGCGGACAGGCCGCGCTGCTGAGCCGCCTGGCCCGAGAAGGCTGCCAACTGGGCGCCACCGGCGTGGCCTGGGCCAGCACGGCCAGCGCGGCCCAGGCGCTGGCCCGCCAGCATGCACAGGCCGCGTGGGCCGATGGCGGCGAGGGAGCCGGGCCCGATCCGACCCTGGTGCCCGGCCTTCAGCAGCCGCTGGCCGATGCCCTGGACCCGCTGCCGCTGGAGATGCTGGACGGCCTGCGCCCGCACGCCGACACCCTGCACCTGATGGGCTGCCATCGCCTGGGCGAGGTGCGCCGCCTGCCGCGCGGCGGCCTGGCCCGCCGCTTCGAGGCCGGCCTGCTGGCCGCGCTGGACCAAGCCTACGGGGCGCTGCCCGAGGCCCACACCTGGCTCAGCCTGCCCGAAACCTTTTCCGCCCGGCTGGAACTGGCCTTTCGTGTGGAGCAGGCCCCGGCCCTGCTGGCCGGCGCCCAGCGCCTGCTGCTGCAGCTCTGCGGCTGGCTGCAGGCCCGCCATGCCGGGGTGCTGGCCTTCACCCTGGCCTGGGAGCACGACTCCATGCGCGCCCGCGACGTGGCCCCCGGTGGCGCGCTGACCGTGCGCACCGCCCAGCCGGCCCGCCAGGCCGAACACCTGGCCCGGCTGCTGGCCGAGCACCTGGCCCGGGTCACGCTGGCGGCTCCCGCGGCGGCGCTGCGCCTGACGGCCGACGAGGTGCAGGCCCTGGCGCCGCCCAGCGGTCAGCTCTGGCCCGACGCCCGCCAGCAGGCCCAGGCCCTGGACGAGGTGCTGGAGCAGATGGCCGCCCGCCTGGGGGCCGAGCGTGTCTGCCGCCCGCGGGCTTGCGAGGACCATCGGCCCGAGTGGATGCAGGGCTGGCAGCCACTGGACCGGCCCCTGCCGCGCACCGGGGCGCGCCTGCCCACGCTGCCGCAGCCGGCCTTTCTGCTGCCGGCCCCGCAGCGCCTGGGTCTGCGCCAGCACCGACCGATGCACCAGGGTCAGCCCCTTTTGCTGCTGTTGGGGCCGCAGCGGGTGGAGGGCGGCTGGTGGCACCGCAGCACGGCGCCGCTGCCGCCGGGGGCCGCGGCCATGGCGCCCGAGGGCGCCACCGGCGTCGTGGTCTCGCACGCGGTGGCGCGCGACTACTGGGTGGCCTGGAGCGAGCGGGCCGGCGTGCTCTGGGTCTTCCAGACGCGGCTGGAGGGCGAGGCTGGCGAGGCCTGGTTCCTGCATGGCCACTTTGCCTGA